Proteins encoded together in one Candidatus Zixiibacteriota bacterium window:
- a CDS encoding XrtA system polysaccharide deacetylase has product MKNILTVDLEDWFSVETLQDVISRNKWPELESSLIKNIDDILNLFHEKKLKATFFVLGWVADKYPAVIADVAAAGHEIACHSYYHRMVSSLTPEEFKKDTEKAVNAIVKSCGVIPSGYRSPSWGIKRDMQWAFEILGELGFEYDSSIYPIYHDIYGDPDAPRRTFEIELKSGKNIVEIPASTIKIMGARIPIGGGGWLRHFPYWFTRWGIKTINKQNMPAVVYFHPWELDDNVPRVQMSRKNKIRQYGNLKTVKTKLAKLLNDFDLQSMDDYLYELRENTKNFV; this is encoded by the coding sequence ATGAAAAATATTCTAACCGTTGATCTGGAAGACTGGTTTTCCGTCGAAACCCTTCAAGATGTCATCAGTCGAAATAAATGGCCTGAGCTTGAATCCTCACTAATCAAAAACATTGATGATATCTTAAATCTTTTCCATGAGAAAAAACTAAAGGCCACCTTTTTTGTTTTGGGCTGGGTTGCCGATAAATATCCCGCCGTGATTGCGGATGTCGCCGCTGCCGGACATGAAATCGCCTGCCATAGTTATTATCATCGCATGGTTTCGTCGTTGACTCCCGAAGAATTTAAAAAAGATACCGAAAAAGCCGTAAATGCAATCGTTAAATCGTGCGGGGTAATCCCATCGGGATATCGGTCGCCCAGCTGGGGCATAAAACGCGATATGCAGTGGGCTTTTGAAATTCTCGGGGAACTGGGTTTTGAATATGATTCGTCTATCTATCCCATTTATCATGATATTTATGGAGACCCTGATGCTCCCCGACGCACTTTTGAGATAGAATTGAAGTCCGGTAAGAATATCGTAGAAATACCGGCGTCGACTATAAAAATTATGGGGGCTAGAATACCTATCGGCGGCGGGGGATGGCTGAGGCATTTTCCCTATTGGTTTACGCGTTGGGGCATTAAAACAATAAACAAACAAAATATGCCCGCGGTAGTCTATTTCCATCCCTGGGAACTGGATGACAATGTTCCCCGGGTGCAGATGAGTCGTAAAAATAAAATACGCCAATATGGGAATCTGAAAACTGTAAAGACTAAATTGGCGAAATTATTAAACGATTTTGACCTTCAATCCATGGACGATTATCTTTACGAACTTCGAGAAAATACGAAAAATTTTGTTTAA
- a CDS encoding CpsD/CapB family tyrosine-protein kinase: MAKKLKSLNLFEYFDAESPYATEFRRLLYNLNGVLSGDKTKIILITSSMLAEGKSIIVAYLAMTAAGRKKRKTLLIDCDLRRPTLHRLFDLPREAGLVEALSEKKSLKDVIKKTANDYLDIITAGKTVANPTDVFDSEAIHNFLNEGRFYYDLILLDCAPVLPVSDPMLLAPLMDGVIMVVKAGSTPREVAQRAARLLQNNKSNFVGIVLNNLENALPYYYNESYYGYEYKQSPND; this comes from the coding sequence ATGGCCAAAAAATTGAAATCGTTAAACCTGTTTGAATATTTTGACGCCGAATCGCCTTATGCTACCGAGTTTAGGCGACTTTTGTATAATCTTAACGGAGTCCTGTCCGGCGATAAAACAAAAATAATTCTTATTACTTCTTCAATGCTCGCCGAAGGCAAATCCATTATTGTCGCATATTTGGCGATGACCGCGGCGGGCAGGAAAAAAAGAAAAACCTTGTTGATCGATTGCGATTTACGTCGTCCAACTTTGCATCGTTTGTTTGATCTTCCTCGGGAAGCGGGGCTGGTTGAAGCCCTCAGCGAAAAAAAATCATTAAAAGATGTTATTAAGAAAACGGCCAATGATTACCTTGATATAATTACCGCCGGCAAAACCGTCGCCAATCCGACCGATGTCTTTGATTCCGAGGCGATTCACAATTTCCTCAATGAAGGCCGGTTTTATTACGATTTGATACTCCTCGATTGCGCCCCGGTTTTACCCGTATCGGATCCTATGCTTTTGGCTCCGTTGATGGACGGCGTTATCATGGTCGTCAAAGCCGGCAGCACTCCACGGGAGGTAGCCCAACGAGCCGCCCGGCTCCTGCAAAACAACAAATCCAATTTCGTCGGAATAGTCCTGAATAATCTGGAAAATGCCCTGCCATATTATTACAACGAATCGTATTACGGGTATGAGTATAAACAATCTCCGAACGATTAA
- a CDS encoding tetratricopeptide repeat protein, with translation MDGYRLKSKVAIDEREFLIQTVNDEEKNAVVSSLFVDGKVIETCDFPHPENKTIADIEGLVISAHEEKKTEIEHLLATFGKVAGSNDPDLMFNVGTAFYCKKLYEEAQILFESVIACRPDHYQAGNYYGLTLMALGQFEKAVMALGRVVELKPGFADFHNNYGEALLESGSCRRAIEEFEAALKINIYYADAYFNIGIAYLSNAVTHENYEFFEYMLANIKDSLNRAIMITPAFKTSRYDETINLIETGEYAQALILLKAVRDIKKEKSRQEFSSCYLRFLLFSEKVNERAVADRIQYLQSILEKNPNYSDLHHELALCHLQQAQISWNKGIKHFGEALNINAHLTKSEKSRKQAESFAEQLKETLINIARFENE, from the coding sequence ATGGATGGATATCGATTAAAAAGTAAAGTCGCTATTGACGAGCGAGAATTTTTAATACAAACCGTAAATGATGAAGAGAAAAACGCGGTCGTCTCCTCTCTCTTCGTCGATGGCAAAGTTATTGAAACCTGCGACTTCCCTCACCCGGAAAATAAAACGATTGCAGATATCGAAGGCCTTGTCATAAGCGCCCACGAGGAAAAGAAAACAGAGATTGAACACCTCCTGGCTACTTTTGGCAAAGTCGCCGGCTCCAATGATCCTGATTTAATGTTCAACGTCGGTACGGCATTTTACTGCAAAAAGCTTTATGAAGAAGCGCAAATTTTATTTGAATCTGTCATAGCCTGCAGACCTGACCATTATCAGGCGGGCAATTATTATGGTTTAACCCTGATGGCCCTGGGGCAGTTCGAAAAGGCTGTAATGGCTCTGGGGAGAGTCGTGGAATTGAAACCCGGATTCGCGGATTTTCATAATAATTATGGTGAAGCCTTATTGGAGAGCGGATCATGTCGGCGGGCGATAGAAGAATTTGAGGCGGCTCTGAAGATTAATATTTATTATGCTGACGCCTATTTCAACATCGGTATCGCATACCTGTCAAATGCCGTCACTCACGAGAATTATGAATTCTTTGAATATATGCTTGCCAACATAAAAGACAGCCTTAATCGCGCCATTATGATAACACCGGCTTTTAAAACCAGCCGCTATGACGAAACTATAAATTTAATCGAAACCGGAGAGTACGCACAGGCGCTAATTTTACTTAAAGCCGTCCGAGATATAAAAAAGGAAAAAAGCCGACAGGAATTTTCCAGTTGTTATCTCAGGTTTTTACTTTTTTCGGAAAAAGTTAATGAGCGGGCGGTCGCGGATCGTATTCAATATCTGCAGTCGATTCTGGAAAAGAATCCCAATTATTCTGACCTGCATCATGAACTGGCTTTGTGCCATCTGCAACAAGCCCAGATTAGCTGGAATAAAGGGATTAAACACTTTGGCGAGGCCCTGAATATAAACGCTCATTTGACCAAATCGGAAAAAAGCCGGAAACAGGCCGAATCATTTGCCGAGCAATTGAAAGAAACGCTGATCAATATTGCCCGTTTTGAAAACGAATAG
- a CDS encoding GGDEF domain-containing protein: MRKLNPLKDLESVLAGIASSLISCRTEGKIQKVASQLSAIFINHLQAAQILFFRCQKRNMEMNYVYGLKNIRRSRYRIQISDNLLKQLTSGKMLYNISELDGNLNNDLENLLLDKKFNLVFPIFWNENLFGVYFIRTALPYGHPLINLFLLFLNQNLSITYHLTRVESTRRMLESKLKNNKIQDNAKGKYAANASQVNDPGYLIEMFTHRKVDDLMANVFEKVKTGLKADKLLFLSRPYSGAPNNLKYSIGMDRKEFPIDSKEFGKIFGAMQKQQIYDIRKIPKSMDEKILPERISQIGMDYMSTFSLDEKEQGLLFWSGRDEDSQSDFKILNQFERVARRAMNNALEFEKYEEMSYTDSLTRLYNYRYFIKRLGEEIQRAKRFNRRVGLLLFDIDDFKVYNDNFGHQWGDELLRCMGDTLSRSLRSIDIVSRYGGDEFCIIMPEADKITCGIFMDRLRHAINSTDFRDKANGFEGRITISIGAAIFPDDAENADSLIYCSDMALLHSKNYGRNRSTLFSEDLLTAKK; encoded by the coding sequence ATGCGCAAGCTGAACCCGCTAAAAGACCTTGAATCTGTCTTAGCGGGGATCGCGTCAAGTCTGATTAGTTGCCGCACCGAGGGGAAAATTCAAAAGGTGGCCAGTCAGCTTTCCGCTATTTTTATCAATCACCTACAGGCTGCCCAAATCCTGTTTTTCCGCTGCCAAAAACGCAATATGGAGATGAACTACGTATATGGATTGAAGAATATTCGTCGCTCCCGCTATCGTATTCAAATTTCAGATAATCTCCTAAAACAGCTTACTTCCGGGAAAATGCTTTACAATATTTCGGAACTGGATGGAAACTTAAATAATGACCTGGAAAATCTGCTGCTGGACAAAAAATTCAATTTAGTTTTTCCCATTTTTTGGAATGAAAATCTATTCGGTGTCTATTTTATCAGAACCGCTCTGCCGTATGGCCATCCTCTTATAAATTTATTTTTGCTTTTCCTGAATCAAAATCTATCCATTACCTATCACCTGACCCGGGTTGAATCGACTCGCAGGATGCTCGAAAGTAAACTTAAAAACAATAAAATTCAGGATAATGCTAAAGGAAAATATGCGGCCAATGCTTCCCAGGTTAATGACCCCGGATATCTAATTGAAATGTTTACCCATCGAAAAGTGGATGATTTGATGGCCAACGTTTTCGAAAAGGTTAAAACCGGTCTGAAGGCGGATAAATTACTATTCCTATCCCGACCTTATTCGGGAGCTCCAAATAATCTTAAATATTCGATTGGAATGGACCGCAAAGAGTTTCCGATCGATAGTAAGGAGTTCGGAAAGATTTTCGGGGCCATGCAAAAACAGCAGATTTACGATATCCGGAAAATTCCAAAAAGTATGGACGAAAAAATACTGCCCGAAAGAATTTCTCAAATTGGAATGGATTACATGTCAACTTTTTCCCTGGACGAAAAAGAACAGGGATTACTCTTTTGGTCTGGCAGGGATGAAGATAGTCAATCCGATTTTAAAATACTTAATCAGTTCGAGAGAGTAGCTCGACGGGCCATGAATAATGCCCTGGAATTTGAAAAATACGAAGAGATGTCATATACCGATAGTCTTACCAGATTATATAATTATCGCTACTTTATAAAACGTCTCGGCGAGGAAATTCAGCGCGCCAAAAGATTCAATCGCCGCGTTGGATTGCTTCTATTTGATATTGATGATTTCAAAGTATATAACGATAATTTTGGACATCAGTGGGGGGATGAATTGTTGCGTTGCATGGGCGATACGTTATCCCGCTCGCTTCGTTCCATTGATATAGTATCGCGGTACGGCGGCGATGAATTTTGTATTATAATGCCGGAAGCCGATAAAATTACCTGCGGAATTTTCATGGATCGCCTTCGTCATGCCATAAATTCCACAGACTTCAGAGATAAGGCTAATGGCTTCGAGGGGAGAATCACGATCAGTATCGGAGCCGCCATTTTCCCCGATGACGCCGAAAACGCCGATAGCTTAATATACTGCAGCGATATGGCTTTGCTCCATTCCAAAAATTATGGCCGTAATCGCAGCACCCTCTTTTCCGAGGATTTGCTTACTGCCAAAAAATAA
- a CDS encoding FAD-binding oxidoreductase, translating into MNSQYKSWGRYPTARQTSWSILLRQDNLPPEKITPSGLPYGLGRSYGDVCLNDGGTLILTRALNHFISFDTENGILICEAGVSLDEILKLIVPQGWFLPVTPGTKFVTVGGAIANDVHGKNHHVAGSFGCFVTQFELLRSDGSRLLCTATENEDYYNATIGGMGLTGLITWARIKLIPIVNNRIAQKTIKFKRLEDFFELSNRLAPDYDYTVAWIDCLASGKSLGRGLFMAGNHATVKNGISLAYPQNQKSSSIPFDFPEFVLNNFSIKLFNKLYYHKQRRREKEKLTDFDSFFYPLDGINDWNRIYGKRGLLQYQCLVPNHDTDVIRNILKTISDSRQGSFLAVIKVMGDIPSAGMMSFPQPGITLALDFPAKESVFRLFKKLDVIVREAGGRLYPAKDSCMSAGDFQSYYPEWETFAKFIDPRFSSSFWRRVTNK; encoded by the coding sequence ATGAATAGCCAATACAAATCATGGGGTAGATACCCAACCGCACGACAGACATCGTGGTCGATTCTTCTACGGCAGGATAATTTGCCGCCTGAGAAAATCACTCCATCCGGTTTGCCTTACGGTTTGGGGCGCAGTTATGGAGACGTCTGTCTCAATGATGGGGGAACGCTGATTCTGACCCGAGCCCTCAATCATTTCATATCTTTTGATACGGAAAATGGAATCCTGATATGCGAAGCGGGCGTTAGCCTCGATGAAATCCTGAAATTAATTGTTCCCCAGGGGTGGTTTCTTCCCGTAACGCCGGGTACAAAATTTGTCACCGTTGGAGGAGCTATCGCCAACGATGTCCACGGAAAAAACCATCATGTCGCCGGTTCTTTCGGATGCTTCGTCACACAATTTGAATTACTCCGTTCGGACGGCAGTCGTCTCTTATGCACTGCCACGGAAAACGAAGACTATTATAATGCAACAATTGGCGGTATGGGTTTAACCGGACTCATAACCTGGGCCAGGATAAAATTGATCCCCATTGTAAATAACCGAATCGCTCAAAAGACGATTAAGTTTAAAAGACTCGAAGATTTTTTTGAATTATCAAATCGCCTGGCTCCCGATTACGACTACACTGTCGCCTGGATAGATTGTCTCGCCTCGGGAAAATCCCTGGGACGGGGATTGTTTATGGCCGGAAATCACGCCACCGTCAAAAACGGCATTTCCCTGGCATATCCCCAAAATCAAAAATCATCTTCGATTCCTTTCGATTTCCCAGAATTTGTTCTCAATAATTTTTCCATTAAACTGTTCAATAAATTGTATTATCATAAACAGCGTCGCCGTGAAAAAGAAAAATTGACCGATTTTGATTCGTTTTTTTATCCCCTGGATGGTATCAATGACTGGAATCGAATCTATGGCAAGCGTGGATTGTTGCAATATCAATGCCTGGTACCCAATCATGATACCGATGTGATTAGAAATATCTTGAAAACCATATCGGATTCCAGGCAGGGATCGTTTCTTGCGGTCATTAAAGTCATGGGGGATATTCCGTCGGCAGGCATGATGTCTTTTCCCCAACCGGGCATAACGCTGGCTCTGGATTTTCCGGCCAAAGAATCCGTATTCAGGCTATTTAAGAAACTTGACGTCATTGTTCGAGAAGCTGGTGGACGACTATATCCGGCCAAAGACTCCTGTATGTCCGCCGGAGATTTTCAATCGTATTATCCCGAATGGGAAACGTTTGCCAAATTTATCGATCCTCGATTTTCTTCGAGTTTCTGGCGGCGGGTTACGAATAAATAA
- a CDS encoding polysaccharide biosynthesis/export family protein — MYQRKSLIFLLSIICVFCAYSGLTFANDEYVIGPEDVLQISFWQEPSLDQIVKVRQDGKITLSIIGEIQASGLTSSELATQIERNVSLYNQKISQATVTVTGFNSQKVFVSGEVGVTGKITFEVIPDIWTVIREAGGATELGDLTRVSIIRSDEDGGEMITVNVLEALASGSLDRLPKLKSGDTVDIPRAAGGLPGRQLTSDYGERKNLFYVIGEVNRPGQLEFDGEVDILDAIGLAGGTTERANLKDVRIITKNGSGTSVIKTNLKKYQKEGNPKRLTIKREDTIVIGQKGRPWISWDNLRDFAMITTSIVTLYLLIDRTRDDEIR, encoded by the coding sequence ATGTATCAGAGGAAATCGCTGATTTTTCTTCTTAGTATAATCTGCGTATTTTGCGCTTATTCCGGACTGACTTTCGCCAACGATGAATACGTAATCGGCCCGGAGGACGTCCTGCAAATCAGCTTCTGGCAAGAGCCCTCACTGGATCAGATTGTAAAGGTAAGACAGGACGGGAAAATCACCCTTTCGATTATTGGCGAAATTCAGGCTTCCGGCTTAACCAGCAGTGAGCTGGCCACACAAATCGAGAGAAACGTGTCACTGTATAATCAGAAAATATCCCAGGCGACGGTAACCGTTACGGGATTCAATTCTCAAAAGGTATTTGTTTCAGGTGAAGTCGGCGTTACCGGAAAAATAACGTTTGAGGTGATTCCGGATATTTGGACCGTTATAAGAGAAGCGGGAGGTGCCACTGAGCTGGGAGACTTAACCCGCGTCAGTATTATTCGCTCAGACGAAGACGGCGGAGAGATGATCACGGTTAATGTATTAGAGGCTTTGGCTTCCGGTTCGCTGGATAGGTTACCAAAACTCAAAAGCGGCGATACGGTCGATATTCCTCGCGCCGCAGGCGGTCTTCCGGGCCGGCAATTGACTTCCGATTACGGCGAACGCAAAAACCTGTTTTATGTTATCGGTGAGGTGAACCGTCCGGGGCAGCTTGAATTTGACGGGGAAGTCGATATACTCGACGCTATCGGATTAGCCGGTGGAACAACCGAGCGGGCTAATCTCAAAGATGTCAGGATAATAACTAAAAACGGTTCGGGAACCTCGGTGATAAAGACAAATCTTAAAAAATACCAGAAGGAAGGTAACCCAAAACGCCTAACCATCAAGCGTGAAGATACGATAGTCATCGGTCAAAAGGGTCGGCCGTGGATTAGCTGGGATAACTTACGGGATTTCGCGATGATTACGACGTCAATCGTCACTTTATACCTATTAATTGACAGAACCCGAGATGATGAGATCCGATAA